In Paracoccaceae bacterium Fryx2, a single genomic region encodes these proteins:
- a CDS encoding pseudouridine synthase: MTEFTYTPPDVPLRLIHHDAQLVLVDKPAGLLSVPGKGEEKADCLIERLRGVFPEILLVHRLDLDTSGVMVFALTRSAQAALGQQFEKRQTRKIYLARLWGRLEPTEGRVDLPLTVDWPNRPRQHVNHETGRAAVTDWRVVKYLPRETRVRLMPQTGRSHQLRVHMAETGHPILGDPLYAEGPAREFPRLMLHAESLRIRHPESGKSITYSSPCPF, translated from the coding sequence ATGACCGAGTTTACCTATACCCCACCCGATGTGCCCCTGCGGCTGATCCATCACGACGCGCAGCTCGTGCTGGTGGACAAGCCCGCGGGCTTGCTGTCGGTGCCCGGCAAGGGCGAGGAAAAGGCCGATTGCCTGATCGAGCGCCTTCGCGGCGTCTTTCCCGAGATACTGCTGGTGCACCGCCTGGACCTTGACACCTCTGGCGTCATGGTCTTCGCCCTGACCCGCAGCGCGCAGGCAGCCCTCGGCCAGCAGTTCGAGAAACGCCAGACCCGGAAGATCTACCTCGCCCGTCTCTGGGGTCGGCTTGAACCGACGGAGGGCAGGGTCGACCTGCCGCTGACCGTCGACTGGCCCAACCGCCCGCGCCAGCACGTCAACCACGAGACCGGCCGCGCTGCGGTCACCGACTGGCGGGTGGTGAAATACCTGCCCAGGGAAACCCGGGTGCGGCTGATGCCGCAGACCGGGCGCAGCCACCAGTTGCGGGTCCACATGGCCGAGACCGGCCACCCGATCCTTGGTGATCCGCTTTATGCCGAAGGCCCGGCCCGCGAATTCCCCCGGTTGATGCTTCATGCCGAAAGCCTGCGCATCCGTCACCCCGAAAGCGGCAAGAGCATCACCTACTCCTCCCCCTGCCCGTTCTGA